A section of the Polyangium spumosum genome encodes:
- a CDS encoding sigma-54-dependent Fis family transcriptional regulator: MKSPGMRAAELRLSDLFSFAPKGGVMRFAGERVLLFDAVALGLLRRQLIESFGYHAARAALTRFGYGHGWRTAEALREAIPWADEREWRIAGGRLHRLWGLVTFEPVEASGRPGPEPFADAIWRDSYEAEQHLLHLGQASEPVCWTLCGFASGYLSRVNGRPIFALEESCRGKGDAVCRMIGRSREEWGEVIEPHLSFYETDCLDASLRHVQRALKRAEGKLLRAERLLAAKDDEAEVPGIVARSEAMRGVVAMARRVARTNATVLLLGESGVGKERIARLVHDASPRVGGPMVAINCAAVPESLLESELFGHARGAFSGAVAERAGLFEAARGGTLFLDEVGEIPVAMQAKLLRVLEAREVRRVGENRTRPIDVRIVAATHRDLAAAVAQGRFRQDLYFRLRVVEVVIPPLRERPEDILPIARRQLSEAAAREGEAPKELGKSACRALYEHAWPGNVRELVNAMERARILSEGETIERSDLPPEIGGEGAARPSGGGSSPRTLAEVEREHILATLEAEGGNRKEAAAKLGIGVATLYRKLKEYGAEPTGRRLP, translated from the coding sequence ATGAAATCCCCCGGCATGCGGGCCGCCGAGCTCCGGCTCTCGGATCTGTTCTCGTTCGCTCCGAAGGGCGGGGTCATGCGGTTCGCGGGCGAGCGCGTGCTCCTCTTCGACGCCGTGGCCCTCGGGCTCCTGCGCAGGCAGCTCATCGAGAGCTTCGGCTACCACGCGGCGCGCGCGGCGCTCACGCGCTTCGGCTACGGGCACGGCTGGCGGACGGCGGAGGCGCTGCGCGAGGCGATCCCCTGGGCCGACGAGCGCGAATGGCGCATCGCGGGCGGGCGGCTGCACAGGCTCTGGGGGCTCGTGACGTTCGAACCGGTCGAGGCGTCGGGGCGCCCGGGCCCCGAGCCGTTCGCCGACGCGATCTGGCGCGACTCGTACGAGGCCGAGCAGCACCTCCTGCACCTCGGGCAGGCGTCGGAGCCGGTGTGCTGGACCCTGTGCGGATTCGCGAGCGGATACCTGAGCCGCGTCAATGGTCGGCCCATCTTCGCCCTGGAGGAGTCGTGCCGCGGCAAAGGGGACGCGGTCTGCCGGATGATCGGGCGGAGCCGTGAGGAGTGGGGCGAGGTGATCGAGCCGCACCTCTCGTTTTACGAGACAGACTGCCTCGACGCGTCGCTCCGGCACGTGCAGCGGGCGCTCAAGCGCGCGGAGGGCAAGCTGCTGCGCGCCGAGCGGCTGCTCGCGGCGAAGGACGACGAGGCCGAGGTGCCGGGGATCGTGGCGCGGAGCGAGGCCATGCGGGGCGTGGTCGCGATGGCGCGGCGGGTCGCCCGGACAAACGCGACGGTGCTGCTCCTGGGGGAGAGCGGGGTGGGAAAGGAGCGGATCGCGCGGCTCGTGCACGACGCGTCGCCGCGGGTGGGCGGGCCGATGGTGGCGATCAACTGCGCGGCGGTGCCGGAGAGCCTGCTCGAGAGCGAGCTGTTCGGGCACGCGAGGGGCGCCTTCAGCGGGGCCGTGGCCGAGCGGGCCGGGCTCTTCGAGGCGGCGCGGGGCGGGACTTTGTTCCTCGACGAGGTGGGCGAGATCCCGGTCGCGATGCAGGCGAAGCTCTTGCGGGTGCTGGAGGCGCGCGAGGTGCGCAGGGTGGGCGAGAACCGGACGCGGCCGATCGACGTGCGTATCGTGGCGGCCACGCACCGGGACCTCGCGGCGGCCGTGGCGCAGGGGCGATTCCGGCAGGATCTTTATTTCCGTCTGCGGGTCGTGGAGGTGGTGATTCCGCCGCTCCGGGAGCGGCCGGAGGACATCTTGCCGATCGCGCGGCGGCAGCTCTCGGAGGCCGCGGCGAGGGAAGGGGAGGCGCCGAAGGAGCTCGGCAAATCGGCCTGTCGCGCGCTCTACGAGCACGCCTGGCCGGGCAACGTGCGCGAGCTCGTCAATGCCATGGAGCGGGCGCGGATCCTGTCGGAGGGGGAGACGATCGAGCGCTCGGATCTGCCGCCCGAGATCGGGGGCGAGGGGGCGGCGCGGCCGAGCGGCGGAGGGTCCTCGCCGCGCACGCTCGCGGAGGTCGAGCGCGAGCACATCCTCGCGACGCTCGAAGCCGAGGGAGGGAACCGCAAGGAAGCCGCGGCGAAGCTCGGGATCGGGGTGGCGACGCTTTATCGAAAGCTGAAGGAGTACGGAGCCGAGCCTACTGGCAGACGCCTCCCGTGA
- a CDS encoding pirin family protein, whose translation MITLRRSEERGHANHGWLDSYHTFSFANYYDPAHMGFRALRVINEDRVQPAQGFGTHPHRDMEILSYVLEGALEHKDSMGNGSVMRPGDVQRMSAGTGVTHSEFNGSRIDRVHFLQIWILPEARGIEPGYEQKRFTDEDKRGRLRLVASRDGRDGSVTIHQDTSVYAGLLADGDEARHALVEGRHAYVHVAKGEVKLGETVLRAGDGAAVSGEKELVLSGHGEGEVLVFDLA comes from the coding sequence ATGATCACGCTGCGACGCTCGGAAGAACGCGGACACGCGAACCACGGCTGGCTCGACTCGTACCACACGTTCTCGTTCGCCAACTATTACGATCCGGCCCACATGGGCTTCCGCGCGCTCCGGGTCATCAACGAGGACCGTGTGCAGCCGGCCCAGGGCTTCGGCACGCACCCGCACCGGGACATGGAGATCCTCTCGTACGTGCTCGAGGGCGCGCTCGAGCACAAGGACTCGATGGGCAACGGCTCGGTCATGCGGCCCGGCGACGTGCAGCGCATGAGCGCGGGCACGGGCGTCACGCACAGCGAGTTCAACGGATCACGCATCGATCGCGTGCATTTCCTGCAGATCTGGATCCTGCCCGAGGCCCGCGGGATCGAGCCTGGTTACGAGCAGAAGCGCTTCACGGACGAGGACAAACGCGGCCGACTTCGGCTCGTCGCCTCGCGTGACGGCCGCGACGGCAGCGTCACGATCCACCAGGATACGAGCGTGTATGCCGGGCTCCTCGCGGATGGCGACGAGGCGCGCCACGCGCTCGTGGAGGGCAGGCACGCCTACGTGCACGTCGCGAAGGGCGAGGTGAAGCTCGGCGAAACCGTGCTCCGCGCGGGCGACGGCGCGGCCGTGAGCGGCGAAAAAGAGCTCGTCCTCTCGGGCCACGGCGAAGGAGAGGTGCTCGTCTTCGATCTCGCGTGA